Proteins encoded in a region of the Lepidochelys kempii isolate rLepKem1 chromosome 24, rLepKem1.hap2, whole genome shotgun sequence genome:
- the DEDD gene encoding death effector domain-containing protein isoform X1, producing the protein MDTLKRSRAQAWPEETGDREHGLYSLHRMFDIVGTHLTHRDVRVLSFLFVDVIDDYERGMIRSGRDFLLALERQGRCDETNFRQVLQLLRIITRHDLLPYVTLKRRRAVCPDLVDKYLEETSIRYVMPRAHSDAEHGLAPPHKSVPPHHPVVCRSSTGPPICTKRPGRGRALLSSQHKRRKSMTPDPKEKQTCDIRLRVRAEYCQHETALQGNVFSNKQDPLERQFERFNQANTILKSRDLGSIICDIKFSELTYLDAFWRDYINGSLLEALKGVFITDSLKQAVGHEAIKLLVNVDEEDYEVGRQKLLRNLMLHTAP; encoded by the exons ATGGACACCTTGAAACGGAGTCGAGCACAAGCCTGGCCAGAGGAGACTGGGGACAGGGAGCATGGACTCTATAGTTTGCACCGCATGTTTGACATTGTGGGCACTCACCTGACCCACCGGGACGTACGTGTGTTGTCCTTTCTTTTTGTGGATGTGATTGATGACTACGAGAGGGGGATGATCCGCAGCGGCCGGGACTTCCTGCTGGCACTAGAAAGGCAGGGCCGCTGTGATGAGACCAACTTCCGCCAGGTGCTGCAGCTGCTGAGGATTATCACGCGCCATGACCTATTGCCCTATGTCACGCTGAAGAGGAGAAGGGCCG TGTGCCCAGACCTTGTGGACAAGTACCTAGAAGAGACGTCCATTCGTTACGTGATGCCCCGAGCTCACAGCGACGCAGAGCATGGTctcgcccccccccacaaatcaG TGCCTCCCCATCACCCTGTGGTCTGCCGCTCCTCCACTGGACCTCCAATCTGTACCAAGAGGCCTGGCCGTGGGAGAGCCCTCCTCAGTAGCCAGCATAAGAGGAGGAAGTCAATGACACCGGATCCTAAAGAGAAACAGACTTGTG ACATCCGCCTGCGAGTGCGAGCCGAGTACTGCCAGCACGAGACGGCGCTCCAGGGCAACGTCTTCTCCAACAAGCAGGATCCCCTGGAGCGGCAATTCGAGCGCTTCAACCAGGCCAACACCATCTTAAAATCCCGGGACCTGGGTTCGATCATCTGTGACATAAAATTCTCAGAGCTCACCTACCTCGACGCCTTCTGGCGCGACTACATAAACGGCTCTTTGCTGGAGGCCCTCAAGGGCGTCTTCATCACGGACTCGCTCAAGCAAGCCGTGGGCCACGAGGCCATCAAGCTGCTGGTCAACGTGGACGAGGAGGATTACGAGGTTGGGCGCCAGAAACTCCTGCGGAACTTGATGCTGCACACGGCCCCTTGA
- the DEDD gene encoding death effector domain-containing protein isoform X2, whose amino-acid sequence MDTLKRSRAQAWPEETGDREHGLYSLHRMFDIVGTHLTHRDVRVLSFLFVDVIDDYERGMIRSGRDFLLALERQGRCDETNFRQVLQLLRIITRHDLLPYVTLKRRRAVPPHHPVVCRSSTGPPICTKRPGRGRALLSSQHKRRKSMTPDPKEKQTCDIRLRVRAEYCQHETALQGNVFSNKQDPLERQFERFNQANTILKSRDLGSIICDIKFSELTYLDAFWRDYINGSLLEALKGVFITDSLKQAVGHEAIKLLVNVDEEDYEVGRQKLLRNLMLHTAP is encoded by the exons ATGGACACCTTGAAACGGAGTCGAGCACAAGCCTGGCCAGAGGAGACTGGGGACAGGGAGCATGGACTCTATAGTTTGCACCGCATGTTTGACATTGTGGGCACTCACCTGACCCACCGGGACGTACGTGTGTTGTCCTTTCTTTTTGTGGATGTGATTGATGACTACGAGAGGGGGATGATCCGCAGCGGCCGGGACTTCCTGCTGGCACTAGAAAGGCAGGGCCGCTGTGATGAGACCAACTTCCGCCAGGTGCTGCAGCTGCTGAGGATTATCACGCGCCATGACCTATTGCCCTATGTCACGCTGAAGAGGAGAAGGGCCG TGCCTCCCCATCACCCTGTGGTCTGCCGCTCCTCCACTGGACCTCCAATCTGTACCAAGAGGCCTGGCCGTGGGAGAGCCCTCCTCAGTAGCCAGCATAAGAGGAGGAAGTCAATGACACCGGATCCTAAAGAGAAACAGACTTGTG ACATCCGCCTGCGAGTGCGAGCCGAGTACTGCCAGCACGAGACGGCGCTCCAGGGCAACGTCTTCTCCAACAAGCAGGATCCCCTGGAGCGGCAATTCGAGCGCTTCAACCAGGCCAACACCATCTTAAAATCCCGGGACCTGGGTTCGATCATCTGTGACATAAAATTCTCAGAGCTCACCTACCTCGACGCCTTCTGGCGCGACTACATAAACGGCTCTTTGCTGGAGGCCCTCAAGGGCGTCTTCATCACGGACTCGCTCAAGCAAGCCGTGGGCCACGAGGCCATCAAGCTGCTGGTCAACGTGGACGAGGAGGATTACGAGGTTGGGCGCCAGAAACTCCTGCGGAACTTGATGCTGCACACGGCCCCTTGA